The following coding sequences lie in one Spirosoma sp. KUDC1026 genomic window:
- a CDS encoding sulfatase, whose protein sequence is MNRRLALLVVSVGVLALLSSFWMPKPALVPKQTNRQPNIILILIDDMGIGDVGCYRSSPTAGQLPPTPNIDQLATEGTRFTNYYSAAPICSPSRVGLLTGNVPGKWQITSFLADKKHNRTCEQVDFLDASAPSVARQLKRAGYATAHFGKWHMGGGRDVDNAPGIRQYGFDEYASTWESPDPDPLLTSTDWIWAKSDSVKRWNRTAYFVDKTLDFLKRNPGKPCYINLWPDDVHTPWVPDETTLNEFPNGTEKPREFKAVLAELDVQIGRLIAGLKALGVDDNTLVVFTSDNGALPTFQGNRSATFRGSKLSLYEGGIRMPFIVRYPTKVPKGKVDNQSVLSAVDLLPTFVSMAGKKVSNSSTDGENKATVLLGKPSVRKTPLFWEYGRNSVSFRYPAGRDKSPNLAMRQGNWKLLLNADGTGAELYDLTTDPAEQTDVAGQHAKLAGDMKARLLAWRAGLTRQ, encoded by the coding sequence ATGAATCGTCGTCTTGCCCTTTTGGTAGTAAGTGTAGGCGTATTAGCGCTATTGAGTAGCTTCTGGATGCCCAAACCAGCGTTGGTTCCAAAGCAGACGAATCGGCAGCCCAATATCATCCTGATTCTAATCGACGACATGGGTATCGGCGATGTAGGCTGCTATCGATCCAGCCCGACGGCGGGTCAGTTGCCGCCAACGCCCAATATTGATCAGCTAGCTACCGAGGGTACTCGATTTACCAACTATTACAGTGCCGCCCCAATTTGTTCGCCTTCGCGGGTGGGTCTGCTGACGGGTAACGTCCCCGGCAAGTGGCAAATCACCTCGTTTCTGGCGGATAAAAAACACAATCGTACCTGCGAACAGGTCGACTTTCTGGATGCGTCGGCTCCCTCAGTGGCGCGTCAGCTCAAAAGGGCTGGGTATGCGACAGCGCACTTTGGCAAATGGCACATGGGCGGGGGACGCGATGTTGACAATGCGCCGGGTATCCGTCAATACGGTTTTGATGAATACGCCAGCACCTGGGAAAGCCCTGATCCTGATCCGCTGCTCACGTCGACCGACTGGATATGGGCTAAATCGGACAGTGTGAAGCGCTGGAACCGCACGGCCTACTTCGTCGACAAAACACTCGATTTTCTGAAACGAAACCCGGGTAAGCCCTGCTACATTAACCTTTGGCCCGACGATGTGCACACGCCCTGGGTACCCGACGAAACAACCCTCAACGAGTTTCCGAACGGAACCGAAAAGCCGCGCGAATTCAAGGCCGTCCTGGCTGAACTCGATGTACAGATCGGTCGGCTGATAGCAGGGCTCAAAGCATTGGGGGTCGACGACAATACGCTCGTTGTCTTCACCAGCGATAACGGCGCGCTGCCTACCTTTCAGGGAAATCGGTCGGCTACGTTCCGGGGCAGCAAACTCTCCCTGTACGAAGGAGGCATCCGAATGCCTTTTATCGTTCGGTATCCTACCAAAGTACCCAAAGGCAAGGTTGACAATCAGTCGGTGTTGAGTGCGGTCGATCTGCTGCCTACGTTCGTCAGTATGGCAGGCAAAAAAGTGAGTAATTCATCTACCGACGGCGAAAACAAAGCAACCGTATTACTGGGTAAACCCAGCGTTCGCAAAACTCCTCTTTTCTGGGAATATGGCCGTAATAGCGTATCGTTCCGTTACCCGGCAGGTCGCGATAAAAGCCCGAATCTGGCCATGCGACAGGGCAACTGGAAATTGCTGCTCAATGCCGATGGCACCGGTGCCGAGTTATATGACCTCACCACCGACCCAGCCGAACAAACGGACGTAGCGGGTCAGCATGCGAAGCTGGCCGGCGACATGAAGGCAAGATTATTAGCCTGGCGGGCGGGACTGACCAGGCAATAA
- a CDS encoding DUF433 domain-containing protein, which produces MVDYRQIITIEPGKRGGKPCIRGMRIAVGDILSWLASGMTMDEIISDFPELTKDDIYASLAFAAHKENHLRIAA; this is translated from the coding sequence ATGGTAGACTATCGGCAGATTATTACCATTGAACCCGGAAAGCGAGGAGGTAAACCCTGCATTCGCGGTATGCGTATTGCCGTAGGAGACATTCTATCCTGGTTGGCATCCGGGATGACGATGGATGAAATAATCAGCGATTTTCCCGAGCTGACTAAAGATGATATTTATGCCAGTCTTGCTTTTGCAGCACATAAGGAGAACCATCTTCGCATCGCGGCATGA
- a CDS encoding DUF5615 family PIN-like protein encodes MKLLLDQNISFRVVKKLKEYFPVVEGVRENGLYNRDDRAIWEFCRQKKYAIVTFDEDLYNLTALYGHPPKIIWLRTGNLANDQLVALLVLHKQSIESFISDEKIDSDGCLAIYQNGLEHF; translated from the coding sequence ATGAAGCTACTTCTGGACCAGAATATCTCATTCCGTGTCGTAAAGAAATTAAAAGAGTATTTTCCTGTTGTAGAGGGCGTTCGGGAGAACGGACTCTATAATAGGGACGACCGCGCCATCTGGGAGTTCTGTAGACAAAAGAAGTATGCGATTGTAACCTTCGATGAAGATCTTTACAATCTGACGGCACTCTATGGGCACCCACCTAAAATCATCTGGTTACGGACAGGTAACCTAGCTAACGATCAACTTGTAGCGTTACTCGTTCTTCATAAACAAAGCATTGAATCGTTCATATCTGACGAAAAAATAGACTCAGATGGATGTTTGGCGATTTATCAGAATGGTCTTGAGCATTTTTAG